Genomic DNA from Tindallia magadiensis:
TATATACAATAATAAGGTAGCAATTACACTATATAAAGTACCTAGCAAATAATATTCTGCAAATTCTTTTTCCTTTGTTATCTTATCATATCTAGTAATTGACTTCGCAGTAAAAACTAAACCTATTGCAGTAAACTGATTTAAACTTAAAAGTATTAATATCAATAAACGCTCTAAATTACCAATTAGCTGCCCTATATTATTTTTTTCTTTTTCTTCTTCTTTATTTTCGGGTTTTATATGTAAAAACACTTCCCTAAAGCATATATTAGTTGGTTTAAATATTAAAACCGTAATCAAAGCATATCTTAATATATCATTCGATATACTACCTTGATTCCACAATAACATCCACTCATAAATATCAGCATTATTATTCGAATATAAGATGACAATTATTATTATTGAAACTATATGTGCTATTTGGTCACAAATAAATATCCAACTTAATTTTTTATTTTCAATCTTTGATTTCTTTAAACGTTTACTAACAAAATACTTAATTATATCAATAATAAGATGACTAAAAATCAATCCAATTGTATGGAAAAATATTGCTTTGGTCCAAAATGGTATGATAACCATAATACTAATAATTGCATAATACAAACAATGTAATAGTAAATACCAAAAGTTATCTTTTTTCTTGATTGCTAATTTCTCACTTTGCAAATAAAAATCTGCAACTATATGAACTATCAAGTATATGATAAACAAATTACTATTCATGAATCCTCTCCCAATAATTAACTATATATTTTATAGCATCTTCTTTAGCATTTTTATAAGTATAATATCCTGACTTATTAAGTCGACGACTAATACTTGGTTGTGTAACTCCATACTGTTCTGCCAATTCTCTATGTGTTTTATCTTCTTTAGTAACTTGTTTAATAATATCTCTTTGTTTTTCAGACCACTTACTTTCAATAAAACAGCAAGCAGATAACAGAGAATTAACAATATCTAAATAATTAAATTCATGATTTTCTTTAATTGTTGTATATACAATTGTATCTCTATCAGGTTGCTCATACTTAATATCACTTTTTTTAATATCTTCAATAGCCTTTCGTGCTACATGATATGCTGGTCCATCCGACCCTATGGCAAAAAGTTTTATCTCCGTTGACATTTCACCAAGACCAATTCCAAATCGGACCTTAACAGGATATAAATTGATTTTAATGTAGTCAATTATATCTAAGAGAGATTTAGGTTCATCTAATAGACCTTGAAATTCATCTCCTATAGTTATTGTAAAGTTCGAAACAATAGAGTCTTTATACTTCATATTTATATCTTTTAATATACCTTCTAGTTGATACTGAACATTCGATCTATCTTCTATATTTCTCGATTTAACTATATCACCAATAATCGCACAATACATCTTTTCCTCCTTAAAAAACATATTAGTATTACCACTTCCAATGATACACCCCCAGGAGCATCATTGTCAACGATGCATTTATGACGCATTTTTCTATTTGATGTTTCTTAAAATACATCATTTATTTTGATGCATCCCGTAGCGCATCAAAATAAATAAACTAATAATGACTTAGTAATTCTTTCGCCT
This window encodes:
- a CDS encoding DUF3307 domain-containing protein: MNSNLFIIYLIVHIVADFYLQSEKLAIKKKDNFWYLLLHCLYYAIISIMVIIPFWTKAIFFHTIGLIFSHLIIDIIKYFVSKRLKKSKIENKKLSWIFICDQIAHIVSIIIIVILYSNNNADIYEWMLLWNQGSISNDILRYALITVLIFKPTNICFREVFLHIKPENKEEEKEKNNIGQLIGNLERLLILILLSLNQFTAIGLVFTAKSITRYDKITKEKEFAEYYLLGTLYSVIATLLLYIFIIGVTEVKVS
- a CDS encoding SatD family protein; the encoded protein is MYCAIIGDIVKSRNIEDRSNVQYQLEGILKDINMKYKDSIVSNFTITIGDEFQGLLDEPKSLLDIIDYIKINLYPVKVRFGIGLGEMSTEIKLFAIGSDGPAYHVARKAIEDIKKSDIKYEQPDRDTIVYTTIKENHEFNYLDIVNSLLSACCFIESKWSEKQRDIIKQVTKEDKTHRELAEQYGVTQPSISRRLNKSGYYTYKNAKEDAIKYIVNYWERIHE